The Litorilinea aerophila genome includes a window with the following:
- a CDS encoding glycosyltransferase family 39 protein, with protein MERQALYAAPSGRQAQTAPHPTLASVAADGAVFDALYIRRPRRWLAGILLAYLVAACLFATKTPPWQAPDEPAHYNYIAHIAAGYGLPQLQMGDFDKAYMDRLLRSRFAPELSIQKLRYESYQPPLYYLLATPIFWLTGGDLIALRLFGVFIGMGTILLVYRCLALVFPGKHLLSVGATAFTALLPMHVAMSAAVNNDGLAELLLMASMLVLLTWMKVEYQAREPAALQGQERRLLLLGILLGMGLLTKIYAYLFTPMALVVIVAVLRLWRRVGPKPSWRALLKPLAQVAVPAVVLGLPFWIRNLLLYGFWDVLGLQRHDQVVVGQARTGEWIAYHGWVAYGERAFGFTFKSFWGVFGWMGVFMDDRVYTALLLFSGVIFMGVLWATVRLISGGPDTDMDRFQVGVLILFGLFLLAVGLGYLGYNLKFVQHQGRYFFWGLLPISTVVALGWREVLQPLQGVITGFLAAVLAGGLALMGYLNGDIDGWTVLSISLIALGLLLQPLLLAGTHRLLVIRWLPQSIQAWWNRPAVATALGALRCLAWSLPFLFLWALDLLAPYLYIVPQLSG; from the coding sequence ATGGAGAGACAAGCCCTTTACGCTGCTCCCTCCGGGCGGCAAGCCCAGACCGCTCCCCATCCTACCCTGGCCAGCGTCGCGGCCGACGGGGCTGTGTTCGACGCCCTGTACATCCGTCGCCCCCGGCGCTGGCTGGCAGGGATTCTGCTGGCCTACCTGGTGGCCGCCTGTCTCTTCGCGACCAAGACGCCCCCCTGGCAGGCACCCGACGAGCCGGCCCACTACAACTACATCGCCCACATCGCCGCCGGCTATGGCTTGCCCCAGCTCCAGATGGGCGATTTCGACAAGGCGTACATGGACCGCCTGCTGCGCTCCCGTTTTGCGCCGGAGCTCTCCATCCAGAAGCTGCGCTACGAGTCCTACCAGCCGCCCCTTTACTACCTGCTGGCCACGCCCATCTTCTGGCTGACCGGCGGCGACCTGATTGCCCTGCGCCTCTTCGGCGTCTTCATCGGCATGGGAACCATCCTGCTGGTGTATCGCTGTCTGGCCCTGGTTTTCCCGGGCAAACACCTCCTCTCCGTGGGGGCGACGGCGTTTACCGCGCTCCTGCCCATGCATGTGGCCATGAGCGCCGCGGTCAACAACGACGGGCTGGCCGAGCTGTTGCTGATGGCCAGCATGCTGGTGCTGCTCACCTGGATGAAGGTGGAGTACCAGGCCCGGGAACCGGCGGCGTTGCAGGGACAGGAGCGCCGGCTGCTGTTGTTGGGCATCCTCCTGGGGATGGGGCTGTTGACCAAAATTTACGCCTACCTGTTCACGCCCATGGCCCTGGTGGTCATCGTCGCGGTGCTACGCCTCTGGCGCCGGGTGGGCCCAAAGCCCTCCTGGCGGGCTTTGCTCAAGCCCCTGGCCCAGGTCGCCGTGCCGGCTGTGGTGCTAGGCCTCCCCTTCTGGATCCGAAACCTGCTCCTCTACGGCTTCTGGGATGTGCTGGGCCTCCAGCGGCATGACCAGGTGGTGGTGGGGCAGGCCCGCACCGGCGAGTGGATCGCCTATCACGGCTGGGTGGCCTACGGGGAACGGGCCTTCGGCTTCACCTTCAAGAGCTTCTGGGGCGTCTTCGGCTGGATGGGCGTTTTCATGGACGACCGGGTGTATACCGCCCTGCTGCTCTTTTCGGGCGTGATCTTCATGGGGGTGTTGTGGGCCACGGTGCGCCTGATCTCCGGCGGGCCGGACACGGATATGGATCGCTTCCAGGTGGGCGTGCTGATCCTCTTCGGCCTCTTCCTGCTGGCGGTGGGGCTGGGCTACCTGGGCTACAACTTGAAATTTGTCCAGCATCAGGGACGCTACTTCTTCTGGGGCCTTTTGCCCATCAGCACGGTGGTGGCCCTGGGGTGGCGGGAGGTGCTCCAGCCCCTGCAGGGAGTGATTACCGGTTTCCTGGCTGCGGTGCTGGCCGGGGGGTTGGCCCTCATGGGCTACCTGAACGGCGACATAGACGGCTGGACCGTCCTCTCCATCAGCCTCATCGCCCTGGGGCTGTTGTTGCAGCCCCTCTTGCTGGCCGGCACCCATCGCCTGTTGGTCATCCGCTGGCTGCCCCAGTCCATCCAGGCCTGGTGGAACCGGCCGGCCGTGGCCACGGCCCTGGGGGCGCTGCGCTGTCTGGCCTGGTCCCTGCCGTTCCTCTTCCTGTGGGCACTGGATCTCCTGGCGCCTTACCTGTACATCGTCCCGCAGTTGAGTGGCTGA
- a CDS encoding VanW family protein — protein sequence MQSTLRLPRSSPRLRRTPLDFVAILVGLLALTLCSLAFFWQFWHTNRIFTGVTVAGVPVGGLTRSEALGQLQRSLSRYPVPPISLAYQNRQWPVTAEQVGVRVDLLAAINQAYLLGRQGNLADRLADQFFLAWWGHEVAPPLQVDENRLRHLVGQVATAVQASQSAAEGGAAAITVDIDATVATLVQALHTNATGAPVQVPLRVQAVAPSAPAPALPVPSEPATPTRGPLLLRNLQFGIDMALDAVTLETVVQSWDPLQLDEGALRMLLEGWAQQINLAPRDARLRFDRATGTVTVLQPSQPGRRLDVDATLASIRTALASGAGEAVLAVQPVAPAVDMNRIAEMGIRELVASATTYFAGSSAARVHNIEVAAAKFDGVVIPPGGIFSFNQLVEDVSAANGFEDSLIIWGDRTAVGVGGGVCQVSTTIFRAAYAAGLPIVERYNHGYVVSWYGEPGLDATIFTPTVDLRFRNDTGAYLLIEPVVDSQGGTITFNLYGTRPDRQVIVSKPVISDVIDPGPPVYTVDESLAPGQKKQVEWQQQGMTVKVERTIIENGVSRTETLTSKYQPWRAVYLVGPGTEIPATPTPAPEAAAPSTP from the coding sequence ATGCAATCAACCCTGCGTCTGCCTCGTTCATCTCCCCGTCTGCGACGGACTCCCCTGGACTTTGTGGCCATCCTGGTGGGTCTGCTGGCGTTGACCCTTTGCAGCCTGGCCTTCTTTTGGCAGTTCTGGCATACCAACCGCATCTTCACCGGCGTCACCGTGGCCGGCGTGCCGGTGGGCGGGCTCACCCGTAGCGAGGCCCTGGGCCAGCTCCAGCGCAGCCTGAGCCGTTACCCCGTGCCGCCCATCAGCCTGGCCTACCAGAATCGACAGTGGCCGGTGACGGCCGAACAGGTGGGCGTCCGGGTCGATCTGCTGGCAGCCATCAACCAGGCCTATCTCCTGGGCCGACAGGGCAATCTGGCCGACCGCCTGGCGGACCAGTTCTTCCTGGCCTGGTGGGGCCATGAGGTGGCGCCTCCGCTACAGGTGGATGAAAACCGGCTGCGCCATCTGGTCGGCCAGGTGGCCACAGCGGTACAGGCCAGCCAGTCGGCCGCGGAAGGAGGCGCAGCTGCGATCACCGTGGACATTGATGCCACCGTGGCGACCCTGGTTCAGGCTCTCCACACCAACGCCACCGGCGCTCCTGTACAGGTCCCCCTTCGGGTTCAGGCCGTCGCGCCATCGGCGCCGGCACCCGCCCTCCCCGTACCCTCCGAGCCGGCCACGCCCACCCGGGGGCCACTCCTGCTGCGCAACCTGCAATTTGGCATCGACATGGCCCTGGACGCGGTCACCCTGGAGACGGTGGTGCAGTCCTGGGATCCGCTCCAGCTGGACGAGGGCGCACTGCGGATGCTTCTAGAGGGCTGGGCCCAGCAGATCAACCTGGCGCCCCGGGACGCGCGCCTGCGCTTTGACCGGGCCACCGGCACGGTGACGGTCCTGCAGCCCAGCCAGCCCGGCCGCCGCCTGGACGTGGACGCGACCCTGGCCTCCATCCGGACGGCGCTGGCCAGCGGCGCGGGCGAGGCGGTGCTGGCCGTTCAGCCGGTGGCCCCGGCGGTGGACATGAACCGCATCGCCGAAATGGGCATCCGGGAGCTGGTGGCCAGCGCCACCACCTACTTCGCCGGCAGCAGCGCAGCCCGGGTCCACAACATCGAGGTGGCGGCCGCCAAGTTCGACGGCGTGGTCATTCCGCCGGGCGGGATCTTCAGCTTCAACCAGCTGGTGGAAGATGTGAGCGCAGCCAACGGCTTCGAGGACTCCCTCATCATCTGGGGCGACCGGACGGCCGTGGGCGTGGGCGGCGGCGTCTGCCAGGTGAGCACCACCATCTTCCGGGCGGCCTACGCCGCGGGGCTCCCCATCGTTGAGCGCTACAACCACGGCTACGTGGTCTCCTGGTACGGCGAACCGGGCCTGGACGCCACCATCTTCACGCCCACCGTGGACCTGCGCTTCCGCAACGACACCGGCGCCTACCTCCTGATCGAGCCGGTGGTGGACAGCCAGGGCGGCACCATCACTTTCAACCTCTACGGCACCCGGCCCGACCGCCAGGTCATCGTCAGCAAACCGGTGATCAGCGACGTGATTGACCCGGGTCCCCCGGTGTACACGGTGGATGAGTCCCTGGCACCCGGCCAGAAGAAGCAGGTGGAGTGGCAACAACAGGGCATGACCGTCAAGGTGGAGCGCACCATCATCGAGAATGGTGTCAGCCGCACGGAAACTTTGACCAGCAAATACCAGCCCTGGCGGGCCGTCTACCTGGTGGGCCCCGGCACCGAAATCCCCGCCACGCCAACCCCTGCGCCCGAAGCGGCCGCGCCATCCACGCCATGA
- a CDS encoding helicase HerA domain-containing protein gives MNQPVAIEPVCVGTVKGPGETPHEFTFIAPDPDRRVKHGEFVYYLTQVDGQERRILGRVTGRESVRLFPDSFMADPSVPPAQIAALLGYDSDASELFEITVAVLGYHDSQMGEFINPRVPPAGGSPVYIADDAWLAQILSKRQRGEIGSAHLGSLLSRAPDAVPVALDVRGFTSTHLAIIASTGSGKSYLAGVLLEELMMPYNRASVLIVDPHGEYNTLQEMQNLPAFREGNYKPRVRIFQPDAVRVRIDTLTLPDLRYLLPNLSEKMQYQLSRAYRFAQRSFKGGYTLEQLLYAVRQTSDNKKGEDEAGFDDEDDPTTGGLVWRLNSVLGNSRIFNDFENLELDELCAPGLCTVIQLNEVDQREQQVIVATLLRRIYQARIDTTKKKVGRGDKNYIPFPVFCLLEEAHHYAPASADAVSTDVLKQILSEGRKFGVSIGLISQRPGKLDSDVLSQCMTQCIMRITNPIDQNRIAESVESVGRDLLRELPSLSKGQVIVSGASVNTPVLLRVRQRLTRHGGESIDAPAEWHAWFERDGAAARQDTALPAARRVQREEDGDILFA, from the coding sequence ATGAATCAACCAGTGGCAATTGAACCCGTCTGCGTGGGAACGGTCAAAGGGCCCGGCGAAACGCCCCACGAATTCACCTTCATCGCGCCAGATCCAGACCGGCGGGTGAAGCACGGCGAATTCGTCTACTACCTGACCCAGGTGGACGGCCAGGAACGGCGCATCCTGGGGCGGGTGACGGGCCGGGAGTCGGTGCGTCTCTTTCCGGACAGCTTCATGGCCGACCCGTCCGTGCCGCCCGCCCAGATCGCAGCCCTCCTGGGCTACGACAGCGACGCCAGCGAGCTCTTCGAGATCACCGTGGCCGTGCTGGGCTACCACGACAGCCAGATGGGCGAGTTCATCAACCCTCGGGTGCCGCCGGCTGGCGGCTCGCCGGTCTACATCGCCGACGACGCCTGGCTGGCCCAGATCCTGAGCAAACGGCAGCGGGGGGAGATCGGCAGTGCCCACCTGGGCAGCCTCCTCAGCCGCGCGCCGGACGCCGTCCCTGTGGCGCTGGATGTGCGGGGCTTCACCAGCACCCACCTGGCCATCATCGCCAGCACCGGCAGCGGCAAAAGCTACCTGGCCGGCGTGCTGCTGGAAGAACTGATGATGCCCTACAACCGGGCCTCCGTCCTCATCGTCGACCCCCACGGGGAATACAACACCCTGCAGGAGATGCAGAACCTGCCCGCCTTTCGGGAGGGCAACTACAAGCCCCGGGTGCGCATCTTCCAGCCGGACGCCGTCCGGGTACGCATTGATACCCTCACCCTGCCGGACCTGCGCTACCTGCTGCCCAACCTGTCGGAGAAGATGCAATACCAACTGAGCCGGGCCTACCGCTTTGCCCAGCGCAGCTTCAAGGGAGGATACACCCTGGAGCAGCTCCTCTACGCGGTACGGCAGACCAGCGACAACAAAAAGGGCGAGGACGAGGCCGGTTTTGACGACGAGGACGATCCCACCACCGGCGGCCTGGTCTGGCGGCTCAACTCGGTGCTGGGCAACAGCCGCATCTTCAACGACTTCGAAAATCTGGAGCTGGATGAGCTCTGTGCGCCGGGCCTGTGCACGGTCATCCAGTTGAACGAGGTGGACCAGCGGGAACAGCAGGTCATCGTGGCCACATTGCTGCGCCGTATCTACCAGGCACGCATCGACACCACCAAAAAGAAGGTGGGCCGCGGGGACAAAAACTACATCCCATTCCCGGTTTTCTGCCTGCTGGAGGAGGCCCACCACTACGCGCCGGCCAGCGCGGACGCGGTGAGCACCGACGTGCTCAAACAGATCCTGAGCGAGGGGCGCAAGTTCGGCGTCAGCATCGGCCTCATCAGCCAGCGGCCGGGCAAGCTGGACAGCGACGTCCTCAGCCAATGCATGACCCAGTGCATCATGCGCATCACCAACCCCATCGACCAGAACCGCATCGCCGAGTCGGTGGAGAGCGTGGGGCGGGATCTGCTGCGGGAGCTGCCCAGCCTGAGCAAGGGGCAGGTGATCGTGAGCGGCGCCAGCGTCAATACGCCGGTGCTGCTGCGGGTGCGCCAGCGGCTGACCCGCCACGGCGGCGAAAGCATCGATGCGCCGGCCGAATGGCACGCCTGGTTCGAACGGGATGGCGCCGCTGCCCGGCAGGACACGGCCCTGCCCGCGGCCCGCCGCGTTCAGCGGGAAGAAGACGGCGACATCCTGTTCGCCTGA
- a CDS encoding CBS domain-containing protein codes for MQVREIMSSPAITVRPETPIQEVARIMRENQISGVPVVDEQGRLLGAVTELDLIARHAPLKEPRYIAVLSAYIPVGLEEYRQYKEQLRQALAINAAQLMSEDIHTVTPDTELEEALELMLDPECTLLPVVENGRVVGVVTRTDIVQLIEALEMGPEEEEKR; via the coding sequence ATGCAAGTACGCGAAATCATGAGCAGCCCTGCCATTACCGTCCGGCCTGAGACACCCATCCAGGAGGTGGCCCGCATCATGCGGGAGAACCAGATCAGCGGCGTGCCGGTGGTGGATGAACAGGGCAGGCTGTTGGGCGCGGTGACCGAGCTGGATCTCATCGCCCGCCACGCGCCCCTGAAGGAGCCCCGCTACATCGCCGTGCTCTCGGCCTACATTCCCGTGGGGCTGGAGGAATACCGGCAGTACAAAGAGCAGCTCCGCCAGGCCCTGGCCATCAACGCCGCCCAGCTCATGAGCGAGGACATCCACACCGTGACCCCCGACACGGAGCTGGAGGAGGCGCTGGAGCTGATGCTGGACCCGGAGTGTACCCTGCTGCCGGTGGTGGAGAATGGTCGGGTGGTGGGGGTGGTGACCCGCACCGACATCGTCCAGCTCATCGAAGCGCTGGAGATGGGGCCGGAAGAGGAAGAGAAAAGATAA
- a CDS encoding aminopeptidase — protein MVDPRVEKLAQILVHYSTQVRPGDWVLIQAHVLAMPLVEALVRQVTRAGAHPSILLESDELKEIYLREASEEQLRWLSPLDELMAERLDVRIVVRAASNTRTLTGIDPRQQQLQQAARRPVFRRYMERSARGTHRWVGTLYPCPAYAQEADMSLREYEDFVYAATYADQPDPVQCWQAVHDRQQRLVDWLRGKDRVEVRGPNIDLRLSIAGRTFINSDGRRNMPSGEIFTGPVEDSVNGWVRFTFPAIRDGREVEGVEMEFRDGRVVRASAQKNEAYLLSQLDSDPGARYLGEFAIGTNYQIQRFTKSILYDEKIGGTLHVAVGAGYPETGSRNQSSIHWDFICDIRRDSEIWVDGELFFKDGQFQI, from the coding sequence ATGGTCGACCCACGCGTTGAAAAGCTGGCCCAAATCCTGGTCCATTACTCCACCCAGGTACGCCCGGGAGACTGGGTGCTGATCCAGGCCCATGTGCTGGCGATGCCCCTGGTGGAAGCGCTGGTGCGACAGGTGACCCGGGCCGGCGCTCACCCGAGCATCCTCCTGGAGAGCGATGAGCTCAAAGAGATTTACCTGCGGGAAGCCAGCGAGGAGCAGCTGCGCTGGCTTTCGCCCCTGGACGAGCTCATGGCCGAGCGTCTGGACGTCCGCATTGTGGTCCGGGCAGCCAGTAACACCCGCACCCTGACGGGCATCGACCCGCGCCAGCAACAACTGCAACAGGCGGCCCGGCGACCGGTCTTCCGGCGGTATATGGAACGCAGTGCCCGGGGAACCCACCGCTGGGTTGGCACCCTCTACCCCTGCCCAGCCTACGCCCAGGAGGCGGACATGAGCCTGCGGGAGTACGAGGACTTTGTCTACGCGGCCACCTATGCCGACCAGCCCGACCCGGTCCAGTGCTGGCAGGCCGTCCACGACCGGCAGCAGCGGCTGGTGGACTGGCTGCGGGGCAAAGATCGGGTGGAGGTGCGCGGCCCCAACATCGATCTGCGCCTCTCCATCGCCGGACGCACCTTCATCAACAGCGACGGCCGGCGCAACATGCCCAGCGGCGAGATCTTCACCGGGCCGGTAGAGGACTCGGTCAACGGCTGGGTGCGTTTTACCTTTCCCGCCATCCGGGATGGCCGGGAAGTGGAGGGGGTGGAGATGGAGTTCCGGGATGGCCGGGTGGTGCGTGCCAGCGCCCAGAAGAACGAAGCCTACCTCCTCAGCCAGTTGGACAGCGATCCCGGCGCCCGCTACCTGGGCGAGTTCGCCATCGGCACCAACTACCAGATCCAGCGCTTCACCAAGAGCATCCTCTACGACGAGAAGATCGGCGGCACCCTGCACGTGGCCGTGGGCGCCGGCTATCCGGAGACAGGCAGCCGCAACCAGTCCAGCATTCACTGGGATTTCATCTGTGACATTCGCCGCGACAGCGAGATCTGGGTGGACGGCGAGCTCTTTTTCAAAGACGGCCAGTTCCAGATCTAG
- a CDS encoding NAD(P)H-quinone oxidoreductase: MRAILVDTQQEGRPLVWQETEDPVCGPDEVLVEVYATALNRADLAQRAGNYPPPPGASEILGLEMAGRIVQLGANVRGWRVGDRVCALLAGGGYAERVAVPAAMLMPIPRGWSFEEASAFPEVFFTAFVNLYMEAGLQPGEVVLVHGGASGVGTAAIQLARATANPILVTAGTPEKVARCRELGANLAIHYREEDFVARVREYTGGEGVDVILDMVGAAYWTRNLDLLRLKGRLVIIATLGGTEATVHLGTLMRKRLRVIGSVLRSRSLAEKVEIKQRFMERFWPLLEAGLIKPVIDSVYPIQEANAAHQRMAANQNIGKIVLQVRKEGDG, encoded by the coding sequence ATGCGAGCCATTTTGGTCGACACCCAACAGGAAGGACGTCCCCTCGTCTGGCAAGAGACCGAGGACCCGGTCTGTGGGCCGGACGAGGTGCTGGTGGAGGTTTACGCCACGGCCCTGAACCGGGCCGATCTGGCCCAGCGGGCCGGCAACTATCCGCCGCCGCCGGGTGCATCGGAGATCCTGGGCCTGGAGATGGCCGGCCGCATCGTCCAGCTGGGCGCCAACGTCCGGGGCTGGCGAGTGGGCGACAGGGTCTGCGCGTTGCTGGCTGGCGGGGGCTATGCTGAGCGGGTGGCCGTTCCGGCCGCCATGCTCATGCCCATCCCCCGGGGCTGGAGCTTTGAAGAGGCGTCGGCCTTCCCGGAGGTCTTCTTCACCGCCTTCGTGAACCTGTACATGGAGGCAGGCCTGCAGCCCGGGGAGGTGGTGCTGGTCCACGGGGGAGCCAGCGGCGTGGGCACGGCGGCCATCCAGCTGGCCCGGGCCACGGCAAACCCCATCCTGGTCACCGCCGGCACGCCGGAGAAGGTGGCCCGTTGTCGAGAGCTGGGCGCCAACCTGGCCATCCACTATCGGGAGGAAGACTTTGTCGCCCGGGTGCGGGAATACACGGGCGGCGAAGGCGTGGATGTGATCCTGGACATGGTGGGCGCCGCCTATTGGACCCGTAACCTGGATCTCCTGCGCCTGAAAGGGCGGCTGGTGATCATCGCCACCCTGGGCGGCACGGAGGCCACCGTCCACCTGGGCACCCTCATGCGCAAGCGGCTGCGGGTGATCGGCTCGGTGCTGCGCAGTCGCAGCCTGGCGGAGAAGGTGGAGATCAAACAGCGCTTCATGGAACGCTTCTGGCCCCTGCTGGAGGCCGGCCTCATCAAGCCGGTCATCGACTCGGTCTACCCCATCCAGGAGGCCAACGCGGCCCACCAGCGCATGGCTGCCAATCAAAACATCGGCAAAATCGTACTCCAGGTTCGCAAGGAAGGCGACGGTTAA
- the hinT gene encoding purine nucleoside phosphoramidase, producing the protein MAEETIFSKIIRGEAPADILYQDELVTAFRDIRPQAPTHILIVPNRPIPTANDVTPEDEPALGRMFTVAAKLARQEGIADDGYRLLVNCGRHGGQEVYHLHMHLIGGRPLGPMLAR; encoded by the coding sequence ATGGCCGAAGAAACCATTTTCAGCAAGATCATTCGGGGCGAGGCGCCGGCGGACATCCTCTACCAGGACGAACTGGTGACCGCCTTTCGGGACATCCGCCCCCAGGCGCCCACCCACATCCTCATCGTGCCCAATCGTCCCATCCCCACAGCCAACGACGTGACGCCGGAAGATGAGCCAGCGCTGGGCCGGATGTTCACCGTGGCAGCCAAACTGGCCCGCCAGGAGGGGATCGCGGACGATGGCTATCGCCTGTTGGTGAACTGCGGCCGCCACGGCGGGCAGGAGGTCTACCACCTGCACATGCACCTCATCGGCGGTCGCCCCCTGGGCCCCATGCTGGCCCGCTAA
- a CDS encoding xanthine dehydrogenase family protein molybdopterin-binding subunit: MRAVGSSLPRVDAVEKVTGLAAYPGDLDLPGQAWLKIVFAGVPHARIRRMDVSAARAAPGVLAVLTAADVPVNEYGLIMADQPVLCGLGSTPQAERVRWEADHVALVVAETPAQAAAAARLVQVDYEPLPVVTDPLEAMKPGAPILHPHEFNGYPYGQRPLDSNVLLSYRIQRGDVDAGFAQADVIVEGTYRTHAQEHAYLQPEAGLAFTRPDGRIEVICAGQWMHEDRRQIAHALGLPEEQIVVRYPAIGGAFGGREDLSVQIALALATWKTGRPVKIVWSREESIIGHHKRHPFIFRAKWGATRDGRIVAAQVDVTSDAGAYAYTSTKVLGNATMACLGPYQIPNVLVESRTVYTNNCPSGAFRGFGGPQGHFAAEMQVNKLAEALGMDPVELRLRNIWRDGAILPTRSVVPAGCSAAQVLEEAARRGGWRQDQDGHWHRADQPTAGSGPERPFATSLDASRSRVARGKGIAVCFKNVGFSLGAPESCAAWVELHGGAHIERAIVGCVGADVGQGAHTVFMQMAAEVLGIDPALVELQVADSDVAPSSGSASASRMTFMAGNAIRGAALRALEEWQGEERPARGEYIFRPRPTTPYAPETGEADPNITYGYCAQVAEVEVDLETGHVTVTRLVSVNDVGRAINPQQVEGQIEGAVAQSIGWTLMEEFIQEKGRTVTRHLSTYLIPGVLDVPTIVEPVILEVPDPQGPLGARGMAEMPFIPTAPAIGAAIHDAIGVWIDRLPYTPERVWAALQAQSSSSART, encoded by the coding sequence ATGCGTGCAGTCGGTAGCAGCCTGCCCCGGGTCGATGCCGTGGAAAAGGTGACCGGCCTGGCGGCTTACCCCGGTGACCTGGATCTGCCGGGGCAGGCGTGGCTCAAAATCGTCTTTGCCGGCGTTCCCCACGCCCGCATCCGCCGGATGGATGTGAGCGCAGCCCGGGCCGCGCCGGGCGTGCTGGCCGTGCTGACCGCCGCCGATGTCCCGGTCAACGAGTACGGCCTGATCATGGCCGACCAGCCGGTGCTCTGCGGCCTGGGCAGCACCCCCCAGGCAGAGCGGGTCCGCTGGGAAGCAGACCACGTGGCCCTGGTAGTGGCCGAGACGCCGGCCCAGGCAGCCGCCGCGGCCAGGCTGGTCCAGGTGGACTATGAGCCGCTCCCGGTGGTGACCGACCCGCTGGAAGCCATGAAGCCGGGTGCGCCCATCCTCCACCCCCACGAATTCAACGGCTACCCCTACGGCCAGCGCCCGCTGGATTCCAACGTCCTGCTTTCCTACCGCATCCAGCGGGGGGACGTGGACGCCGGCTTTGCCCAGGCCGATGTGATCGTGGAAGGCACCTACCGCACCCATGCCCAGGAGCACGCCTATCTGCAGCCAGAAGCGGGGCTGGCCTTCACCCGGCCCGACGGCCGCATCGAGGTGATCTGTGCCGGCCAGTGGATGCACGAAGACCGCCGCCAGATCGCCCATGCCCTGGGCCTGCCGGAGGAGCAGATCGTGGTGCGCTACCCGGCCATCGGCGGCGCCTTTGGCGGCCGGGAGGATCTCTCCGTCCAGATCGCATTGGCCCTGGCCACCTGGAAGACCGGCCGGCCGGTGAAGATCGTCTGGAGCCGAGAAGAGAGCATCATCGGCCACCACAAGCGCCACCCCTTCATCTTCCGGGCCAAATGGGGCGCCACCCGAGATGGCCGCATCGTAGCCGCGCAGGTGGATGTCACCAGCGACGCCGGCGCCTACGCCTACACCAGCACCAAGGTCCTGGGCAACGCCACCATGGCCTGCCTGGGCCCGTACCAGATCCCCAACGTGCTGGTGGAATCCCGTACCGTCTACACCAACAACTGCCCCAGCGGCGCGTTTCGGGGCTTCGGCGGGCCGCAGGGGCACTTCGCCGCGGAGATGCAGGTGAACAAGCTGGCCGAAGCCCTGGGCATGGATCCCGTGGAGCTGCGCCTGCGCAACATCTGGCGGGATGGCGCCATCCTGCCCACCCGCAGCGTGGTGCCGGCCGGCTGTAGTGCAGCCCAGGTGTTGGAGGAGGCGGCACGGCGGGGAGGCTGGCGCCAGGACCAGGACGGCCACTGGCACCGGGCGGACCAGCCGACGGCGGGGTCAGGTCCTGAACGGCCCTTTGCCACCTCTTTGGATGCCTCCCGTTCCCGGGTAGCCCGGGGCAAAGGTATCGCCGTCTGTTTTAAGAACGTGGGGTTCAGTCTGGGGGCGCCCGAAAGCTGTGCCGCCTGGGTGGAGCTCCACGGCGGCGCCCATATCGAGCGGGCCATCGTCGGCTGTGTGGGCGCGGACGTGGGCCAGGGCGCGCACACGGTCTTCATGCAGATGGCCGCGGAAGTGTTGGGGATCGACCCGGCGCTGGTGGAGCTGCAGGTGGCCGACAGCGACGTGGCCCCCTCCAGCGGCAGCGCGTCAGCCAGCCGCATGACCTTCATGGCCGGCAACGCCATCCGCGGGGCGGCCCTGCGGGCCCTGGAGGAGTGGCAGGGCGAAGAGCGGCCGGCCCGGGGAGAGTACATCTTCCGGCCCCGACCCACCACGCCCTACGCGCCGGAGACCGGCGAGGCGGATCCCAACATCACCTACGGTTACTGCGCCCAGGTGGCGGAAGTGGAAGTGGATCTGGAGACGGGCCACGTGACGGTGACCCGTCTGGTGAGTGTCAATGATGTGGGCAGGGCCATCAACCCGCAACAAGTGGAAGGGCAGATCGAGGGCGCCGTGGCCCAGTCCATCGGCTGGACCCTGATGGAGGAATTCATCCAGGAAAAGGGTCGCACCGTCACCCGGCACCTGAGCACCTACCTCATCCCGGGCGTGCTGGACGTGCCCACAATTGTCGAGCCCGTCATTCTGGAAGTACCCGATCCCCAGGGGCCCCTGGGCGCGCGGGGCATGGCCGAGATGCCTTTCATCCCCACTGCGCCGGCCATCGGCGCAGCCATCCACGACGCGATTGGCGTCTGGATCGACCGGCTGCCCTACACGCCGGAGCGGGTCTGGGCGGCGCTTCAGGCTCAATCCTCGTCGTCGGCCAGGACGTAG